In one Heterodontus francisci isolate sHetFra1 chromosome 18, sHetFra1.hap1, whole genome shotgun sequence genomic region, the following are encoded:
- the LOC137379868 gene encoding cytochrome c oxidase subunit 7B, mitochondrial-like — MVPLTKSLLSLTGRSIRQIVARQVHHKTGPDFHDKYGNAILLGGLVFCVTVWGYVSTQTGLTWNLSPIGKITPQKWRED; from the coding sequence ATGGTGCCTTTAACCAAGAGTTTGCTTTCTCTAACCGGTCGGAGCATTCGCCAAATTGTAGCAAGACAAGTTCACCACAAAACTGGTCCTGACTTCCATGACAAATATGGAAATGCTATCCTTTTGGGAGGACTAGTATTCTGTGTTACAGTCTGGGGTTATGTTTCTACACAGACTGGGCTCACATGGAACTTGTCTCCTATTGGCAAGATCACTCCTCAAAAATGGAGGGAAGACTAG